CGAGCCCTTGAGACCCAGGAGGTCGGGATCGCCCTTGAGGTCGTCCTTGCCCCACACTTCGGGCACATACCGCGCTGCCCGGATCATGTTGGGGAGCGTGGAGTAACGCAGCTCATTCATCTCTTCGACGCAGGTCAGGAGACAGGGGAGCGGGGTCTGGACGACCTCGACGCCCTTCTCAAGACGCCGCAGCACTCGGGCCGTGCGCGTCTCGAGGTCGACGTCCTCGACGCCGACGGCATAGGTGATCTGCGGGACATCGAGACGACGTGCCAGACCGGGGCCGACCTGCGCGGTGTCACCGTCGATGGCCTGCTTGCCGCACAGGACCATGTCGATGCCGTCCTCGTCGCGGAGTCGGCGCAGGGCCAGACCGATGGTGTAGCTGGTAGCCCAGGTATCGGAGCCCGCGAAGGCGCGGTCACTGAGCAGGATCCCGCGGTCGGCGCCGTAGGAGATGCACTGCTTGATGACCTCGAAGGCCTGGGGTGGCCCCATGCACACGATGGTCACCTTGCCGCCGTAGCGCTCCTTGAGCTCCACAGCCGCCTCAGCCGCGTGGGCATCGTAGGGGTTGAGGATCGAGGGCACGCCCTCCCGGACCAGGGTGTTGGTCACGGGGTCGATGCGGACCTCGGTGGTGTCGGGCACTTGCTTGACGCAGACTACCAAATGCATGACAGACCCTCTGAGCGTGACAGGTTCAGGCGCTCTCTCACACGGAGGCGGGCGCTATTCGTTGTCATGGTCGTGGCTATGGTTATGGGCGTGATTGTGGTTGTTGGTCATCCCGTGGGTGAACTGCTGGAGCAGTTCGCCGTCACAGGCCGGGTTGCACTCGAGTTCCAGCGTCGTATCGGAGAAGCCGAAGCGCTCGGTCAGGATCTGCTCGAGCTTGCAGCGCAGAGCGGTTCTCTCGGCCTCATTCTGCGGGCAGCTCACCACGTGGGCGGTG
The window above is part of the Armatimonadia bacterium genome. Proteins encoded here:
- a CDS encoding electron transfer flavoprotein subunit beta/FixA family protein, which encodes MHLVVCVKQVPDTTEVRIDPVTNTLVREGVPSILNPYDAHAAEAAVELKERYGGKVTIVCMGPPQAFEVIKQCISYGADRGILLSDRAFAGSDTWATSYTIGLALRRLRDEDGIDMVLCGKQAIDGDTAQVGPGLARRLDVPQITYAVGVEDVDLETRTARVLRRLEKGVEVVQTPLPCLLTCVEEMNELRYSTLPNMIRAARYVPEVWGKDDLKGDPDLLGLKGSPTMVNRIFPPPARQPGEIVGTDDDPGRAAESLADRLEALVEHA